The genomic DNA GAGAGACGTACAACCACACATTCTTGCCCTCGACTAATAAGCCACGTCCTGTATACACGGAGACTCGGGTGTCATGCGGATCATCGAGGTCATGATCCGCCGTCCAGAACCAGTTGTTCTCCAGGTAGACATTCCTTGCTGACTTCGTGATGTGCATCGACATATACGCCGCCTGGCACTTGGTCGATACTTGCGACACAGTTGGACAGTCCGGGACCTGCAGCTGAGATCCGGCAAATCCGCCAATCCGCGTGTGCACTTCCCACATGCCCGAGCCTTGCTCTGCATCTAGGTTCCATTCGATAAGAGTGGCACCGGGAGTGGACCCCTGCGTGCTGACGATCATGTCGGACCATTCGAAGAAGCCCGTGTCCCCCGGTTGTCCGATCTGGATGACAGGTACGGGCTTGTTGATGTCAGTCCAGGGCCCGCCGCTTGCCATGATCACGGGCAGGGCCTCGCCGACGATGCGGATACCTGGCGGGAACTGGAGGGTGTTGGTAACCTTGTAGACGCCTTGGTCGAAGAAGACGATTTTTTTCTCTCGTCGTGCGTTGTCGATAACTGATTGCAGTGCTTTTGTGTCATCCGTCGAGCCGTCTCCCTTGGCGCCACCGTCTCGCACGCTCACGAAGGATGACACTGGCAATTTCTCGTACTGCGGCTTGGACTTGGTGTAGTACCGATTCGAGTCTTTGGCGAGCAGACCGCGAGGCCGGTCACCAGGTGTCATGGCACTTTGGAAGTTCTTTGGTCCAGCCGGAGTATAGCTATGGCCCTGACCCCAGGCAGTGATTGTCTTAGATCCACCCTCTAGAACGGTTTTGTTCGAGGCTTGGACTGCGACTGGGGTATTCTCAAGAGCGACGTTCTCCAGGATCAAGCTGCCGTTGCTCCAAGGAGACTCTTGCCATACAGTATCCACAAACACATGGGAGTTCTTGATGTCGCTGTCGATGACGGTAACAGAGCCAACAGTCTGGGAGCCAGGACCGCCGTTAACCATGGAAATTGCCGTGCCACAGTTGTTCAGCTCGACACCCTGGTATGTCCAACCCCAGTTCCAGATCTGGGAGATGCAAGTCGCGGAGTCGGAGATTCGCAGGTTGCGGGTTGTGTACTGCTGACTTCCGATGTTTGCTCCGTAGAGACCTCCGATGATTTCGACATCGTCAAGTACAGTTCCGGAGCCTGACTACGTTAGCTCTGCCTACGTCCTCCTATTGGAAAACATACCATTCTCAATAAAAAGACCTTGGTGCTGCGACCCTGGAGCGGAACTCATCACAATCTTGATGTTGAAAAGACTACTTGCCTGTCCAGTTGGCCAATGGATTCCCGTCGCTCCCTTATTCGGAGAGATATCAGTCAAATCTATCACAAAGTTGCGAATCTGTCGGAAAAACACATTGGTAGATGTCCAGCCTTGGTTCCCGTCGTTCTGGTATACATCGCCATCGATCACACCCAGTCCTTCAAACGCGGCAGTGGCCTTGATAACAGGACGTGCGTTCGGATTGCCAACAAGTTGGGTAAAATAGTAATCGACAATGGACCTTGACACGACATAGGTGCCTTCCGGGAAATAGACAATTGCAGGAGTGGTGGTTGACGTTCGACGGCTTTCTGGAGAGACACGGTTGCCATCGCTGATAGCCCGGTTGATTGCTTCGGTATCGTCCGTTTGGCCATCACCTGTTCGGTCAGAGATGTTTCTTCAATAGGTGAGAGTGGCAATATACCTTTGGCTCCGTAGTCTTTGACATTACGAAACACCTTATATCCTGACGGGTTTGGATTGAACGCCGCAACTCCTTGATGTTCGATATCTGCCAGCCAGTACGATGCATCACCTGGAGCGGCAATTGAGGTTGTCTCTGGGGCTTGACAAACAACAGTGTCCGAAGGCCTCTGAGGCAACTGCGCACTGAGGCCGGTAAGCAGCAACCAGGTTGTAGCAAAGAATGTAGCGCGCATCTTGTCGATGTACTCAATAGGGACGCGTCCTCAGACTTGAGGGAATGAAGCAATTGTCTGGGGGTTTCGGCTCCTTATATCTACTTTGTTTTCATCCTCGTCACTCAGAAAAAGCATATGCACCCAAGACGCGTCAAATAGTCGCCAGTCACAAATGAGACTGTTTTCTCCGGCAGCAGTGTTCCCATCAATCGAACTTCCAGACATGACAAAGCATCGAGGCCCAATAGAAAACAAAGCATTGCCGCGCACCCGCATGAGTATCTTGGAGGCACACTGACGTCCGGCAGTTCACCTCGAATTCCAAGTAGACATCCTAGGCACTGACGTCGTTCGGTAACCACCAGATTATCGCGAAGATGTCATTGACCGATGGCTAGAATCGGCATACTCGATCGCTGCTAGGTAAAAGAAAATCTGAAGATATAAGTCCCCGATCAAAAGAGAAACATGACCAATTGCCATTTAGACCAACCGCCCAGGGTTGAACGTTGCACGGTTATATAGAAGCGCTTCGGCAGAGCATGAATGCGGTCTCTTAGTACGCGCATGTTGGACAAGGATGACCAAGCCAAATGACCCGCAGATATAAGGCTTGCTCCCGTCCTGCAATTTCTCCGGTTGGTTCTTGGCCTATCAATCCGGAGGAAGATTTTCTTGCCGCGATGATATTGAGATCCGTTGTAGTACCCGCGTCTGGAGCTTTTTTTCTGGCCAAACCGCGGCAATGTGCATATGATTGTCTGTTTATAAGTTCCCAGATTGAGGGGGAATAGTATAGTATTTTCCTGTAGTGACGCTAGACCTCATCAGCCAGTCTGACTACATGTCGTTCAGATATATATCCCGTGGTTGTCTCTTCACTGTAAGACAGGTGTGCAGGCCGTTCTGAGTTTCATTCTGAGATTGCAACTGCCTTGGTGTCTGTACCTGCGTCGGTACCTTAGACATTGACTCCCTTGCCTTTTGCGATCTCAATATAGAAACGTGGGAGATGTCAGTATCTGTAAGCTGTAAGGCTGCTCGCCATGGAAACAGACATGCGTAATGGCAATACGTAAATTACACTATAGACCCTGAAAGACTTGACCGTTTGCTACCACAAGACCAGAATAAATAAGATACAGCAAACAAAGTAGAGTATTCTCTCTCATTCACTATATTATTTTTTTCACTATAATCCCATTATCCAGTGGCAAACCATTCACTGCCTGTCCGCCAAGACTATTTCGCGTACTCACGTGACTGTAATATTACCTGCACCgccaaaaaaaagaaagaaaaaaaacgTCGCGAGCCGCATATCTGCAAAAAAAGTGTCCCGAGCAACTCCCACTCAACAACCTCAGCCCATCACTTCGACCTCCCCCTTCTTCCACTCTCCATCTCCCACCACACGGAGGGCTTTATTGAATCAAGAAGACGCGCCTGTATTTATTATCCTTTTGGAAAGCGCGCGCTACAGCTTTGTCTTACTTTCATACCCTCTCACCCCCCGTTTATCCTCGCGACGGACCAACATTCCGTGGTGAACACCTGCGCGTGTCCCTCACTTCGCACCTTATTTACGATCTAAACACACGCATAATCTCGATATCAGGAATTAAGAGGACGGATTCTAATTATCGAGGTTGCCCTGTTTTGTTGACACAGCTCGCCCACGCACGTTGCCACTCCGTCATCTACTGCCTACGAGCTTGCGATCCATCGATACGTGGTTGtttgtgtgtgtgtgtgtgtgtgtggaCCATACCTTCAGTCTGAAAACGACAAGGAGGATT from Aspergillus chevalieri M1 DNA, chromosome 1, nearly complete sequence includes the following:
- a CDS encoding glycoside hydrolase family 55 protein (CAZy:GH55;~COG:G;~EggNog:ENOG410Q1N1;~InterPro:IPR012334,IPR011050,IPR024535;~PFAM:PF12708;~SECRETED:SignalP(1-18)), with translation MRATFFATTWLLLTGLSAQLPQRPSDTVVCQAPETTSIAAPGDASYWLADIEHQGVAAFNPNPSGYKVFRNVKDYGAKGDGQTDDTEAINRAISDGNRVSPESRRTSTTTPAIVYFPEGTYVVSRSIVDYYFTQLVGNPNARPVIKATAAFEGLGVIDGDVYQNDGNQGWTSTNVFFRQIRNFVIDLTDISPNKGATGIHWPTGQASSLFNIKIVMSSAPGSQHQGLFIENGSGTVLDDVEIIGGLYGANIGSQQYTTRNLRISDSATCISQIWNWGWTYQGVELNNCGTAISMVNGGPGSQTVGSVTVIDSDIKNSHVFVDTVWQESPWSNGSLILENVALENTPVAVQASNKTVLEGGSKTITAWGQGHSYTPAGPKNFQSAMTPGDRPRGLLAKDSNRYYTKSKPQYEKLPVSSFVSVRDGGAKGDGSTDDTKALQSVIDNARREKKIVFFDQGVYKVTNTLQFPPGIRIVGEALPVIMASGGPWTDINKPVPVIQIGQPGDTGFFEWSDMIVSTQGSTPGATLIEWNLDAEQGSGMWEVHTRIGGFAGSQLQVPDCPTVSQVSTKCQAAYMSMHITKSARNVYLENNWFWTADHDLDDPHDTRVSVYTGRGLLVEGKNVWLYGTSSEHHSLYQYQLTNTDSVFIGFVQTESPYYQPNPDAPHSPYKPNPTLNDPDFTHCLSGNCNSLGLRLLNTRDTVIYGAGLYSFFNNYDTTCSANDNNQVCQSEVFSIEGETSGLVVYALSTIGTEWMVVRDGEGVVRAGDNRATFADTVAWFKL